One genomic region from Jilunia laotingensis encodes:
- a CDS encoding sugar-transfer associated ATP-grasp domain-containing protein, translated as MKDRYFGISPRIARWKIDTPLENWLSHKADNSEFWKKIYVGYYSIFDREYYEGGVRLAKEAIELHKEELKRYTVDDVVRDMVYCLHRFGISFQDYCIYGFIDKKYRCRASFVSDKLRYHYCDILNKENILSLMTDKYACYKKYHKFFKRDVLGCYNETDKGHFLSFADKHKHFIFKPLEEHSGHGIKIVSSKETDINMFFTEMIAKGAFVVEELINQGRETAIMHPQSVNSLRVVTFVLEGKVNIIGVTWRIGVGNAVMDNAGSGGIYASIDPEYGFVQTDAINYRGEHFNIHPDTNIQIVGYKLPKWDEALSLIHDMAVNVEGATLISWDIAYSDKGWLMIEANDNGDWSIIQSNKKIGKKSELYSYMDEYFKLTSKNNG; from the coding sequence ATGAAAGATAGATATTTTGGTATATCTCCCCGCATTGCACGTTGGAAGATTGATACTCCACTTGAGAACTGGCTAAGTCATAAAGCTGATAATTCGGAGTTCTGGAAGAAAATATATGTAGGGTATTATAGTATCTTTGATAGGGAATACTATGAGGGTGGTGTGCGACTGGCGAAAGAGGCTATTGAATTGCATAAAGAAGAATTGAAACGGTATACCGTGGATGACGTTGTGCGTGATATGGTCTATTGCTTACATCGGTTTGGCATAAGTTTTCAAGATTATTGCATATATGGATTCATAGACAAAAAATATCGTTGTAGGGCATCTTTTGTATCCGATAAGTTGAGATATCATTACTGTGATATTCTGAATAAAGAAAATATTTTGTCATTAATGACTGATAAATACGCATGTTATAAGAAATATCATAAATTCTTTAAACGTGATGTGTTGGGATGTTATAATGAAACAGATAAAGGCCATTTCTTATCTTTTGCTGATAAGCATAAGCACTTTATTTTTAAGCCTTTGGAAGAACATTCCGGACATGGAATTAAAATTGTCTCTTCAAAGGAAACAGATATTAATATGTTTTTTACTGAAATGATTGCTAAAGGGGCTTTTGTAGTAGAAGAACTTATTAATCAGGGTAGAGAGACGGCCATTATGCATCCGCAGTCAGTGAACTCGTTGCGTGTAGTTACATTCGTTTTGGAGGGTAAAGTTAATATTATAGGCGTGACCTGGAGAATTGGCGTAGGAAATGCCGTAATGGACAATGCCGGTTCCGGAGGCATATATGCAAGCATTGACCCTGAATACGGATTCGTTCAAACGGATGCGATTAATTATAGGGGAGAGCATTTTAATATTCACCCGGATACGAATATTCAAATTGTAGGTTATAAGTTACCAAAATGGGATGAAGCTTTATCTTTAATACATGATATGGCAGTCAACGTTGAGGGTGCTACATTGATATCTTGGGATATCGCATACAGTGACAAGGGTTGGCTTATGATTGAAGCGAATGATAATGGGGATTGGAGTATT